Proteins encoded together in one Anguilla anguilla isolate fAngAng1 chromosome 9, fAngAng1.pri, whole genome shotgun sequence window:
- the LOC118236740 gene encoding NEDD4-binding protein 2-like 1, translated as MASRVRRRNRPHLIIMRGLPGSGKTTLSWDIMKEYDYTGEVLSTDDYFIDDYGYYNFDFYSLERAHNWNQERAEEAMQNGVHPIIIDNTNMRRCHMEPYVQMGLEYGYYIKFRTTPDTFRCSVEELHKRANCGIPKRVMYRMKKNFEQVETIYDVLNDPG; from the exons ATGGCTTCAAGAGTTCGACGTCGCAACAGGCCGCACCTTATCATCATGAGGGGCCTGCCGGGGTCCGGGAAGACGACATTATCATG GGACATCATGAAGGAGTATGATTACACAGGAGAAGTGCTGAGCACCGATGATTATTTCATTGACGATTACGGTTACTACAACTTTGATTTCTACTCGCTGGAAAGGGCACACAACTGGAATCAGGAAAGAG CTGAGGAAGCCATGCAAAATGGAGTACACCCGATTATCATCGATAACACCAACATGCGTCGCTGTCACATGGAGCCGTACGTTCAGATG ggtCTTGAATATGGCTACTACATCAAGTTTAGAACAACACCAGACACCTTTAGGTGCAGTGTTGAGGAGCTTCACAA GAGGGCCAATTGCGGCATACCAAAGAGGGTGATGTACAGGATGAAGAAGAACTTCGAACAAGTTGAAACCATTTACGACGTCCTAAATGACCCAGGATAA
- the LOC118235114 gene encoding NEDD4-binding protein 2-like 1 — translation MMCRQRYNRPHLYILRGLPGSRKSELARKILDEKYGGHGAIFSTDDYFKNASGVMVNFDESELDYAHGINIMNAKRAMRDGINPVIIDNTNIFRSEMKPYVKLGLRYGYHIRFRFLKDSWKVSVETLHRRTNGKVPLEKMIKMKKNYEFINDIFDVLRSRSWRRK, via the exons ATGATGTGTCGACAACGATATAACAGACCGCACCTTTACATTTTGAGGGGTCTGCCTGGATCAAGAAAATCAGAATTAGCGCG GAAAATATTGGATGAAAAATACGGCGGACATGGAGCGATATTCAGCACTGACGACTATTTTAAAAACGCAAGCGGCGTCATGGTTAACTTTGACGAAAGTGAACTGGATTACGCCCATGGAATTAATATAATGAATG CAAAACGGGCTATGCGAGACGGAATAAATCCTGTCATCATCGACAATACCAACATATTTCGCTCCGAAATGAAACCATATGTGAAACTG GGTCTTCGCTACGGTTACCACATAAGATTTCGATTCCTGAAAGACAGCTGGAAAGTTAGTGTTGAGACTTTGCACCG ACGAACCAATGGGAAGGTGCCCTTGGAGAAGATGATAAAGATGAAGAAAAATTACGAGTTTATTAATGACATTTTTGATGTGCTGAGGAGCAGGTCCTGGAGAAGGAAGTAG
- the zar1l gene encoding ZAR1-like protein — translation MEGFIFSPYNYNGYPGCGPYNPGGQKLRNQNWTKKTNIYVGPEAVDYLDFYKRAQLRAILSQVNPNLTPRLRKANTKEFGVQVNPKVDAVVQCSLGPKTLFYRERKWFPSKSPGTSPILQNKFVPSTPVTNVRFSRPIAIYSPVFDRRFITLPGNEGEGPVRREEESAGEGEKQSVEDKAKHDDSGQNVPEILSSPPRKFNFQFLEQKYGFFHCGKCNIRWESAYVWCISGTNKVYFKQLCRKCQVGFNPYRVESIQCQACGQTRCSCEKRQRHIDMKRPHRQDLCGRCRGKRLSCDTTYSFKYIV, via the exons ATGGAGGGGTTTATATTTTCCCCGTATAACTACAATGGCTATCCTGGGTGTGGTCCATATAACCCCGGGGGCCAGAAACTCAGGAATCAAAACTGGACGAAAAAAACGAATATCTACGTGGGCCCCGAGGCCGTGGACTACTTGGATTTCTACAAACGCGCTCAGCTGAGGGCGATCCTGTCCCAGGTCAACCCAAATCTAACCCCTCGTCTAAGAAAAGCCAACACTAAAGAGTTCGGCGTTCAGGTTAACCCCAAGGTGGACGCCGTGGTTCAGTGCTCTCTTGGGCCGAAGACCCTGTTCTACCGCGAGCGAAAATGGtttccttccaagtcgcctgggacGAGTCCAATACTGCAGAACAAATTCGTCCCCAGCACTCCGGTGACCAACGTCCGTTTTTCCCGCCCCATTGCAATCTACTCTCCGGTCTTCGACAGGCGATTTATCACGCTGCCGGGCAACGAAGGCGAAGGACCGGTCAGAAGAGAGGAAGAATCTGCCGGTGAAGGAGAGAAGCAAAGTGTAGAGGATAAGGCGAAGCACGACGACTCTGGCCAAAATGTCCCGGAAATCCTCTCCTCCCCACCGAGGAAATTCAACTTTCAG TTCCTGGAACAGAAATACGGGTTTTTCCACTGCGGCAAGTGCAACATTCGATGGGAGAGCGCGTATGTGTGGTGCATCTCTGGAACCAATAAG GTGTACTTCAAGCAGCTCTGCCGCAAGTGCCAGGTGGGGTTCAATCCGTACAGGGTGGAGTCCATCCAGTGCCAG GCCTGCGGTCAGACCCGCTGCTCCTGTGAGAAGAGGCAGCGGCACATCGACATGAAGCGCCCCCACCGCCAGGACCTGTGCGGCCGCTGTCGAGGGAAGAGGCTGTCCTGCGACACCACCTACAGCTTCAAATACATCGTCTGA